The window GAGTGCAAGCCGAGGACCTGGTATGAGAAGAGTAAGTGCGACGCGGAGAGAGCTGTGAAGGAAAAAGCAGCCAGGGAAGGGTGGAGGTGGATAATCCTCCGGCCCGGGTGGATCTACGGTAAATACACGTTAAACCCCGACATACCCAGGCTCCTTAGACTAGCAAAGCATGGGATAGGCATAGTCCTCGGAGGAAAGAAGCTGAAGCTCGCGCTGGTCTCCGCCGATGACGTTGCCGACTCGGTACTCCACCTATTAGACAGGGGTGAGAGCGGCGTATACAATGTTAGAGGGCCGAAAATGTACACTAGCCTAGA of the Candidatus Thermodiscus eudorianus genome contains:
- a CDS encoding NAD(P)-dependent oxidoreductase, which translates into the protein ECKPRTWYEKSKCDAERAVKEKAAREGWRWIILRPGWIYGKYTLNPDIPRLLRLAKHGIGIVLGGKKLKLALVSADDVADSVLHLLDRGESGVYNVRGPKMYTSLELAESMLKAAGRNRGGLKVTVPKILLAPASRFIGVLRYILLAPEDVPINKLERTGWRPTVDLDEGLMTVVEWLESWKML